The Candidatus Neomarinimicrobiota bacterium genomic sequence CCAAAATAGTAAAGTCTTCCCTTTTCCAGAATCCCGAGGAGAAGTTTAAGGACAATGATTCCTACGACAAAAGAGGTAACCAGACCGGTCAGAAGCACCATCGCCGGGATTCCATTAGCGCCTGATAAAGCCAAATCAGGGAGAGTAAGTAGGCCTGATCCAATCAGAGCGGGAATCGCAATCAGGAATGAGAATCGCGCTGCTTCGCGACGTTTTAGTCCAGCAATAAGGCCGGAGGCGATGGTTATTCCCGACCTGGAAATACCGGGAATCAGCGCCAGCGACTGTGCAATACCGATAATAATCGCTCTTTTGCCATCAACTTCCGTCTGCTCTTTACCGACCCACTTTGTGACTATGAGAGCAGTGGCAGTGACCAGAAGGGATAGCCCAACAAGCTGCAGGTTGTGGAACGACTGTTCAATCTCCGGCTTGAAGACCAACCCCACAACAGCGATTGGAATTGTAGCCAGGATGATATAAATAATCATCATACGATTTTCTCTTGTTGACAGATCACTCAACAGATTCTTCAAATCTTGCCAAAACACAGTCAGGATGCTCATAAGTGTACCCATATGAACAGTCACCTCAAAGACCAAACCCGGCTGAGAAACCTTGAGAAGTTCCTCCATCAGGACGAGATGTCCGGAACTGCTAATGGGCA encodes the following:
- a CDS encoding undecaprenyl-diphosphate phosphatase, with the translated sequence MNALDATILGALQGVTEFLPISSSGHLVLMEELLKVSQPGLVFEVTVHMGTLMSILTVFWQDLKNLLSDLSTRENRMMIIYIILATIPIAVVGLVFKPEIEQSFHNLQLVGLSLLVTATALIVTKWVGKEQTEVDGKRAIIIGIAQSLALIPGISRSGITIASGLIAGLKRREAARFSFLIAIPALIGSGLLTLPDLALSGANGIPAMVLLTGLVTSFVVGIIVLKLLLGILEKGRLYYFGFYCLIVGGIVLGI